In Fusarium musae strain F31 chromosome 7, whole genome shotgun sequence, a single window of DNA contains:
- a CDS encoding hypothetical protein (EggNog:ENOG41), whose translation MEQSYSVQSPSDQSVPPHVIQFLQAFYAVSDTPGETDKYVDMFAKDATFVLASKKASGHAEITTLRQGMWEAVASRKHTLNKVYPFGAGSDEVMLHGSVALQLKNGGSAEIEWAGRAELEKTAADGKYRLKFYQVYLDTGAAAAYKK comes from the exons ATGGAACAGTCGTATTCTGTGCAGAGTCCCTCGGACCAGTCCGTTCCACCGCACGTTATCCAGTTCCTCCAGGCCTTTTATGCCGTTTCCGACACTCCTGGAGAGACCGACAAGTATGTAGACATGTTTGCAAAGGACGCGACATTTGTGCTCGCATCGAAGAAGGCTTCAGGCCATGCTG AAATCACCACTTTGAGGCAAGGAATGTGGGAGGCTGTTGCGTCGCGGAAGCACACTCTCAACAAGGTGTATCCGTTTGGCGCTGGTTCAGACGAGGTCATGCTCCATGGCTCAGTGGCTTTGCAGCTGAAGAATGGCGGCTCGGCAGAGATTGAGTGGGCTGGCAGGGCCGAGCTGGAGAAGACGGCTGCTGACGGGAAGTATCGGCTCAAGTTTTACCAGGTGTATTTG GACActggagctgctgctgcatatAAGAAGTAG